From one Thermatribacter velox genomic stretch:
- a CDS encoding ASKHA domain-containing protein, which produces MFKVEILDQGKFFVLEPTQSLFEVLQQKGLLTEAYCGGKGLCGKCLIQIIEGEVSPPTSFEFRHLGEDKIRQGFRLACQIQLQSSVKVRIPHEDTFSLQTAFYGYHQGLIRDLPLRKKRVVVRKPELAEGLSLQEVLEKQLGDSVSVPEWDINYLRVLGSIGSEEAKSFEVVYGREKIWHIAESSQGESGGFLGVAFDLGTTTLACELVDLESGTSLYRGATLNRQASFGADVLSRIEAIQRHPDNLVALQKAAISTMNQLIQEAIEKAGRSFQDIFVVSVAGNTVMEHIFWGVSPVSIGVAPYVPVFVRSSVGLGEELELLVHPKAQVYLFPSCAGYVGGDIVSGLVAFEIEESEETTLYIDIGTNGEIVLVHEGKIWCCGTAAGPAFEGAQIRQGMRATPGAVSSVSFRDGDLIWQTVGGEPPRGICGTGLIDALAMLLENDLLSPTGRLLEAASHPLSERIEEEGGEKVFVLSREPRLVITQKDISQLQLAKAALQAGRTILLKEAGLREEDIQRVVLAGSFGSFINPHSAVKIGLIPPAKRIESVGNACLAGAKEALLSERFRKRCEELARKAQYIELSGRSDFQDVFTHALFFENREYEQFTRLSGNL; this is translated from the coding sequence ATGTTTAAAGTGGAAATTCTGGACCAAGGTAAATTTTTTGTCTTAGAACCTACTCAGAGTCTATTTGAAGTTCTGCAGCAAAAGGGATTGCTGACAGAGGCTTACTGTGGCGGAAAAGGGTTATGCGGTAAGTGCTTGATTCAAATTATCGAAGGAGAGGTCTCTCCCCCCACGTCTTTTGAATTTCGCCATCTTGGTGAAGATAAAATTCGCCAGGGCTTTCGACTGGCCTGTCAAATTCAACTTCAAAGCAGTGTCAAGGTACGGATTCCGCATGAAGACACTTTTTCACTGCAAACCGCTTTTTACGGTTACCATCAGGGTTTAATTAGAGATTTACCACTACGCAAGAAGCGCGTTGTTGTGCGTAAACCGGAACTTGCAGAGGGTCTTTCCTTGCAGGAAGTTTTGGAAAAGCAACTCGGTGATTCCGTCTCGGTCCCTGAATGGGATATCAATTATCTTCGAGTTCTGGGCTCGATTGGCAGTGAGGAAGCAAAATCTTTCGAAGTGGTGTATGGAAGGGAGAAGATATGGCATATTGCCGAAAGCAGCCAAGGAGAAAGTGGCGGTTTTTTGGGTGTGGCATTTGACCTGGGAACCACCACCCTGGCCTGTGAACTTGTAGACCTCGAAAGCGGTACCTCTCTTTACCGAGGGGCCACGCTCAATCGCCAGGCCAGTTTTGGGGCTGATGTCCTTTCTCGTATTGAGGCTATTCAGAGGCATCCAGACAACCTGGTTGCGCTTCAGAAAGCAGCTATTTCTACCATGAATCAGCTTATTCAAGAGGCGATAGAAAAAGCTGGCCGGAGTTTCCAGGATATCTTTGTAGTTTCTGTGGCTGGCAATACGGTCATGGAACATATTTTTTGGGGTGTTTCGCCCGTTTCAATTGGTGTTGCTCCTTATGTTCCGGTATTTGTTCGCTCCAGTGTTGGTTTGGGTGAAGAATTGGAGCTTCTGGTTCATCCTAAAGCTCAGGTTTACCTTTTTCCTTCCTGCGCTGGGTATGTTGGGGGCGATATTGTTTCTGGTCTGGTTGCTTTTGAAATAGAGGAGAGCGAAGAAACCACCCTGTACATAGATATTGGCACCAACGGGGAAATCGTGCTGGTTCATGAGGGGAAGATATGGTGTTGTGGGACGGCTGCTGGTCCTGCTTTTGAGGGGGCGCAAATTCGCCAAGGGATGAGGGCCACACCTGGCGCGGTGAGTTCGGTGTCTTTCAGAGATGGGGATCTGATCTGGCAAACCGTTGGTGGCGAGCCACCTCGAGGAATATGTGGTACTGGCCTGATAGATGCACTGGCTATGTTGTTGGAAAATGACCTGCTTAGTCCTACTGGGCGTTTGCTGGAAGCAGCGTCTCATCCGCTTTCTGAGCGGATTGAAGAAGAAGGAGGAGAAAAGGTTTTTGTTCTAAGTAGAGAACCCCGCCTGGTGATTACCCAGAAAGATATTTCGCAGTTGCAACTTGCCAAAGCTGCCCTTCAGGCTGGGAGAACCATTCTCCTTAAAGAAGCTGGGTTAAGGGAGGAAGACATTCAAAGAGTTGTTCTGGCCGGGTCTTTTGGAAGTTTTATTAATCCCCACAGTGCAGTTAAAATAGGTCTTATTCCGCCAGCAAAGCGAATAGAGTCGGTAGGCAACGCTTGTCTGGCAGGAGCGAAGGAAGCGCTGCTTTCGGAACGATTTCGCAAGCGCTGTGAGGAATTGGCCCGGAAAGCTCAATATATTGAGCTTTCCGGGAGGTCCGATTTTCAGGACGTTTTTACTCATGCTTTATTTTTCGAAAATAGAGAATACGAACAATTCACCCGGTTGTCGGGCAATTTGTGA
- a CDS encoding L-ribulose-5-phosphate 4-epimerase — MLEELRKRVFEANCELQRRGLVVYTWGNASAIEREKGLIVIKPSGVPYEELSPEKMVIVDLEGKLVEGNLRPSVDTMIHVYLYRHFEKIGGVVHTHSLWACAWAQAMKPIPCLGGTHADYFYGEIPCTRALRPEEVEELEKNTGRVIVETFEGKDYLATPGVIVAFHGPFTWGDSVEKAVFNSVVLEEVAKMAAATLTVNPHAPGLPAHLLEKRYQRKHGKNAYYGQPKDA; from the coding sequence ATGCTCGAGGAATTGCGCAAGAGAGTTTTTGAAGCTAATTGCGAGCTGCAGCGAAGAGGTCTTGTTGTCTACACTTGGGGTAACGCAAGTGCTATTGAAAGAGAAAAGGGTCTGATTGTAATTAAACCCAGTGGTGTACCTTATGAAGAACTTTCTCCTGAAAAGATGGTGATTGTGGATCTTGAAGGGAAACTGGTAGAAGGAAATTTGCGCCCTTCGGTGGATACCATGATTCACGTTTACCTTTACCGTCATTTTGAGAAAATAGGTGGAGTGGTTCATACTCACTCCCTTTGGGCCTGTGCCTGGGCTCAGGCAATGAAACCAATTCCCTGCTTGGGAGGGACTCACGCTGACTATTTCTACGGGGAAATTCCCTGTACTCGAGCACTGCGTCCTGAAGAAGTGGAGGAGCTCGAAAAAAATACAGGGCGGGTCATAGTGGAAACCTTTGAGGGTAAAGACTACTTAGCTACTCCGGGGGTTATCGTTGCCTTTCACGGGCCTTTCACCTGGGGGGACAGCGTGGAAAAAGCAGTATTTAACAGCGTTGTACTTGAAGAGGTGGCCAAAATGGCAGCAGCTACCCTGACTGTTAACCCCCATGCTCCCGGTCTTCCTGCGCACCTTCTTGAAAAACGCTATCAGAGAAAACATGGTAAAAATGCTTACTATGGACAGCCTAAAGATGCATAA